From a region of the Corallococcus coralloides DSM 2259 genome:
- a CDS encoding HEAT repeat domain-containing protein, with the protein MKPALLLTSCVLFFGACRSQAPRYPVAPVELSGTTLRDNALLGFGPEGVRDLFDDALESSGRFEVVADESPKKSRPWRLSLEVPFTREVLKDGNPHSYAEVGANLSLERFGGNMPQRYEVVGLGEAAVEVDSAEGRRAAMRSALESVLRQVTESAVLQLAALERTDEALVADLQASDSRIREFALRTLAERKHPAAAPLLIERLKDTGDAEQVRRTIGALAEMKAKSAVPALIDLARGRDSGFLQEIVFAVGEIGGPEAEAYLYTVAQGHDTPSVQAAAQQALDTLYASRNHATAEARGQSHADP; encoded by the coding sequence ATGAAGCCGGCCCTGCTGCTAACCTCCTGCGTGCTGTTCTTCGGGGCCTGCCGCTCGCAGGCCCCGCGCTATCCGGTGGCGCCGGTGGAGCTCTCCGGGACCACCCTGCGGGACAACGCCCTCCTGGGTTTCGGCCCGGAAGGCGTGCGGGACCTGTTCGATGACGCGCTGGAGTCCTCCGGCCGCTTCGAGGTGGTGGCCGACGAGTCCCCCAAGAAGTCCCGCCCCTGGAGGCTGTCGCTGGAGGTGCCCTTCACCCGCGAGGTGCTGAAGGACGGCAACCCGCACAGCTACGCGGAGGTGGGCGCCAACCTTTCCCTGGAGCGCTTTGGCGGCAACATGCCCCAGCGCTACGAGGTCGTGGGCCTGGGCGAGGCGGCGGTGGAGGTGGACTCGGCGGAGGGGCGGCGGGCCGCGATGCGCAGCGCGCTGGAGAGCGTGCTGCGGCAGGTGACGGAGTCCGCAGTGCTGCAGCTCGCCGCGCTGGAGCGCACGGACGAGGCGCTGGTGGCGGACCTCCAGGCCTCCGACTCGCGCATCCGTGAGTTCGCCCTGCGCACGCTGGCCGAGCGCAAGCACCCGGCCGCCGCGCCGCTCCTGATTGAGCGCCTGAAGGACACCGGCGACGCGGAGCAGGTGCGCCGCACCATCGGCGCGCTGGCGGAGATGAAGGCGAAGAGCGCGGTGCCGGCGCTCATCGACCTGGCGCGCGGCCGGGACTCGGGCTTCCTGCAGGAGATCGTCTTCGCGGTGGGCGAGATTGGCGGCCCGGAGGCGGAGGCGTACCTGTACACGGTGGCCCAGGGCCACGACACGCCGTCGGTCCAGGCCGCCGCGCAGCAGGCGCTGGACACGCTCTACGCATCACGCAACCACGCAACCGCGGAGGCGCGTGGCCAGAGCCACGCGGACCCCTAG
- a CDS encoding winged helix-turn-helix transcriptional regulator produces MKRTSMEGAVCPVARSLDVIGDWWSLLIVRDAQYGLRRFGEFQKSLGVAKNILAQRLKHLVDHGILETQPASDGSAWQEYVLTEKGRSLFPILVALGQWGQEHCFEAGEPRTRVLDKAHGQPVKPLEVRAADGRVLTVQDVRLERPATQG; encoded by the coding sequence ATGAAGCGGACGAGCATGGAGGGGGCGGTGTGCCCGGTGGCCCGGTCCCTGGACGTCATCGGGGACTGGTGGTCGCTGCTCATCGTGCGCGATGCGCAGTACGGCCTGCGCCGCTTCGGCGAGTTCCAGAAGAGCCTGGGCGTGGCGAAGAACATCCTGGCCCAGCGCCTGAAGCACCTGGTGGACCACGGCATCCTCGAAACGCAGCCGGCCTCGGACGGCAGCGCCTGGCAGGAGTACGTGCTGACGGAGAAGGGGCGGAGCCTCTTTCCCATCCTGGTCGCGCTGGGGCAGTGGGGACAGGAGCACTGCTTCGAGGCGGGCGAGCCCCGGACGCGGGTGCTCGACAAGGCGCACGGGCAGCCGGTGAAGCCGCTGGAGGTTCGCGCCGCGGACGGCAGGGTGCTGACGGTCCAGGACGTGCGCCTGGAGCGGCCGGCCACACAAGGCTAG
- a CDS encoding alpha/beta fold hydrolase, which produces MSPIIVPQAEGIQLFTVPLPLEEGDLLGSPQIAWQAYGKPSDGKAVVVLHDLSHSHQALSTEVNGAFQPSGWGRELIGPGKALDPAVTPVIVPNLLGSPFGSTSPLTPDPHSGRPWGTALPPLTVLDMARGVSALLRALGLTRVRAVVGIGLGGLVALRLAALFPELADGVVVLGAARALPEGLREKLGLTSQVLRMAPDNEDTPPLRERAPNRTLARLRLDYLKLLYGRDHLGSAYPDSAAAQAALEAEAASFADTFDPVAWSMLCSAYAGCDLTETFSKIRARVLLLAGATDALAPAGRVRDTYHQLTAAGVQARFVELQGPGDHGTLLSDAHRLKGPVQDFLRWLRG; this is translated from the coding sequence ATGAGCCCCATCATCGTGCCCCAGGCCGAGGGAATCCAACTGTTCACCGTGCCCCTTCCGCTGGAGGAAGGGGACCTGCTGGGAAGCCCCCAGATTGCCTGGCAGGCCTATGGGAAACCGTCGGATGGCAAAGCGGTGGTGGTGCTGCACGACCTGTCCCATTCCCATCAGGCCTTGAGCACGGAAGTGAACGGTGCGTTCCAACCTTCGGGCTGGGGGCGGGAGCTGATCGGCCCGGGCAAGGCGCTGGATCCGGCCGTGACGCCGGTCATCGTGCCCAACCTGCTGGGCAGCCCGTTCGGCTCCACGTCGCCGCTGACGCCGGATCCGCACAGCGGGAGGCCGTGGGGCACGGCGCTGCCGCCGCTCACCGTGCTGGACATGGCGCGCGGCGTGTCCGCGCTGCTGCGGGCCCTGGGGCTCACGCGCGTGCGGGCGGTGGTGGGGATTGGCCTGGGCGGGCTGGTGGCGCTGCGGCTGGCGGCGCTGTTCCCGGAGCTGGCGGACGGCGTGGTGGTGCTGGGCGCGGCGCGGGCGCTGCCGGAGGGGCTGCGCGAGAAGCTGGGCCTCACGTCGCAGGTGCTGCGCATGGCGCCCGACAACGAGGACACCCCGCCCCTGCGCGAGCGCGCCCCGAACCGGACGCTGGCGCGGCTGCGCCTGGACTACCTCAAGCTGCTCTACGGACGCGACCACCTGGGCAGCGCGTATCCGGACAGCGCCGCGGCGCAGGCGGCGCTGGAGGCGGAGGCCGCGTCGTTCGCGGACACGTTCGATCCGGTCGCGTGGTCGATGCTCTGCTCCGCGTACGCGGGCTGCGACCTGACGGAGACGTTCTCGAAGATCCGCGCGCGGGTGCTGCTGCTCGCGGGCGCGACGGACGCGCTGGCTCCGGCGGGCCGCGTGCGGGACACCTACCACCAGCTGACGGCGGCGGGGGTGCAGGCGCGGTTCGTGGAGCTGCAGGGGCCGGGGGACCACGGCACCCTGCTGTCGGACGCGCACCGGCTGAAGGGGCCAGTGCAGGACTTCCTGCGCTGGCTGCGCGGCTAG
- a CDS encoding PQQ-binding-like beta-propeller repeat protein, with translation MTRLRIGHHWKREPSASPLDSIALELDGVNLLSGAVEEPLAEVVPALVEAVAALHAGKRRLAQVSLTEAHLELVLRRVGPDIELSVASLARPAHLLRPPIRVDADELTKATRQSGQRFLQDVTKLAPKALSATAARKLGEALQGLGKAAPHAEEKPVPPTPLRIEPVSVPGFGFELKDISPASREAPSKGTSGALAPLLGAGEVWLALPGRPQAWRAPGPPFLTVLELSRQAVELARAVELGEARFEFEPAGVRPRLTLDLPGRRAKLGPTGTWFELEPKALLSALFQLGEALGLAFAEAHRVQVSNPYLVEMAERCREGLSHLRGAHKPPEAEGEARERKSPPTRGESRPLKVPGKLRRLRFEKLWEQRGLEEPEEARLLLGRHGPVYCAPGLAGAFSRKDGALLWRRAASLGVAASADGHAVAADDTRVYGFTGRGSGARWLHDHDGIPLGPLLLRQDGLLLTLSEDRTAVAFAEATGREVWRLAPPRTQRGWMATQGHRALLSTDSGYLYGLDLEDGQVRYRLRSPLPFHGAPVAWGRRFLALLGRGSHHALLLADAHTGEAQWTFEPDLLLPSTPLPVGQRVLLAGMREQDGFLVCLDARGRKVWERALHLGPGPYALAPLPRAVVVTSASGAAARVALNGQVDWRVGAAGEPLITALPARTARDVTLIAGEVVRAVDPRGGQVLAEVSAGVGLVALQADVRLNLYFLDDAGTLSAYRLGSHFAVVK, from the coding sequence ATGACCCGTCTTCGCATCGGACACCATTGGAAGCGCGAACCGTCAGCCTCCCCGCTCGATTCCATCGCGCTGGAGCTGGACGGCGTGAACCTGCTGTCCGGGGCGGTGGAGGAGCCCCTGGCGGAGGTCGTCCCCGCCCTGGTGGAGGCGGTGGCGGCCCTGCACGCGGGGAAGCGGCGGCTGGCGCAGGTGTCGCTGACGGAGGCGCACCTGGAGCTGGTGTTGCGGCGCGTCGGGCCGGACATCGAGCTGTCGGTGGCGAGCCTCGCCCGGCCCGCCCACCTGTTGCGCCCGCCCATCCGGGTGGACGCCGACGAGCTGACAAAGGCCACCCGCCAGAGTGGCCAGAGATTCCTCCAGGACGTGACGAAGCTCGCGCCCAAGGCCCTGTCCGCCACGGCCGCCCGGAAGCTGGGCGAGGCGCTCCAGGGCCTGGGCAAGGCCGCCCCGCATGCGGAAGAAAAGCCCGTTCCCCCCACCCCGCTGCGGATTGAACCCGTCTCCGTGCCGGGGTTCGGCTTCGAGCTGAAGGACATCTCCCCGGCCTCGCGCGAGGCGCCGTCGAAGGGCACCTCCGGGGCGCTGGCGCCGCTCCTGGGCGCGGGCGAGGTGTGGCTGGCGCTGCCGGGACGTCCGCAGGCGTGGCGTGCGCCGGGGCCGCCGTTCCTCACGGTGCTGGAGCTGTCCCGGCAGGCCGTGGAGCTGGCACGGGCCGTGGAATTGGGCGAGGCCCGCTTCGAGTTCGAGCCCGCGGGCGTGCGACCCCGCCTGACGCTGGACCTGCCCGGACGGCGGGCGAAGCTGGGGCCCACCGGCACGTGGTTCGAGCTGGAGCCCAAGGCGCTGCTGTCCGCCCTCTTCCAGCTGGGGGAGGCGCTGGGACTGGCGTTCGCGGAGGCGCACCGGGTCCAGGTCTCCAACCCGTACCTCGTGGAGATGGCGGAGCGCTGCCGCGAGGGCCTGTCGCACCTGCGAGGCGCGCACAAGCCGCCCGAGGCGGAAGGTGAAGCGCGCGAGCGGAAGAGTCCCCCGACGCGCGGCGAGTCCCGTCCGCTGAAGGTGCCCGGGAAGCTGCGGCGGCTGCGCTTCGAGAAGCTCTGGGAGCAGCGCGGACTGGAGGAGCCGGAGGAGGCGCGGCTGCTCCTGGGCCGGCACGGGCCGGTGTACTGCGCACCGGGGCTCGCGGGCGCGTTCTCTCGCAAGGATGGCGCGCTCTTGTGGCGGCGGGCCGCGTCGCTGGGCGTGGCGGCGTCCGCGGATGGCCACGCGGTGGCGGCGGACGACACGCGCGTGTACGGCTTCACCGGCCGGGGCTCGGGCGCGCGGTGGCTGCACGACCACGACGGTATCCCGCTGGGGCCGCTGCTCTTGCGCCAGGACGGGCTGCTCTTGACGCTGTCGGAGGACCGCACGGCGGTGGCCTTCGCGGAGGCCACGGGCCGCGAGGTGTGGCGCCTGGCCCCGCCGCGCACGCAGCGCGGGTGGATGGCCACACAGGGACACCGGGCGCTCTTGTCCACGGACTCGGGCTACCTGTACGGCCTGGACCTGGAGGACGGGCAGGTGCGCTACCGGCTGCGCTCGCCCCTGCCCTTCCATGGCGCTCCGGTGGCGTGGGGCCGGCGCTTCCTGGCGCTGTTGGGGCGCGGCTCACATCACGCGCTGCTGCTGGCGGACGCGCATACCGGCGAGGCGCAGTGGACGTTCGAGCCGGACCTCCTCCTGCCTTCCACGCCGCTGCCGGTGGGCCAGCGGGTGCTCCTGGCCGGGATGCGTGAGCAGGACGGGTTCCTGGTGTGCCTGGACGCGCGCGGACGCAAGGTCTGGGAGCGCGCGCTGCACCTGGGGCCCGGGCCCTATGCGCTGGCGCCGCTGCCGCGCGCGGTGGTGGTGACGAGCGCGTCTGGGGCCGCCGCTCGCGTGGCGCTGAACGGACAGGTGGACTGGCGGGTGGGAGCGGCCGGTGAGCCGCTGATCACCGCGCTGCCGGCGCGCACCGCCCGCGACGTGACGCTCATCGCGGGAGAGGTGGTGCGCGCGGTGGATCCTCGCGGCGGTCAGGTGCTCGCGGAGGTGAGCGCGGGGGTGGGGCTCGTCGCGCTCCAGGCCGACGTGCGCCTCAACCTGTACTTCCTGGACGACGCCGGCACGCTGTCCGCGTACCGGCTGGGGTCGCACTTCGCCGTCGTGAAGTGA
- a CDS encoding DUF692 domain-containing protein, whose translation MTRPALDSWSLPWMGLGLSSNLSASDVPHPYRLLDASPGLFDFVEYSAPIALEEARAQATLFPEMWRRRSDVPVLFHPVHLNLWGPELEPASALKELDAHARAVGSPWVGNDVGWWHAGGQPFPGYLYVTPPFNEAGVRDSAAHALHIQAGLSVPLVTENPAVLATRGGLHALDFMAKLHARTGLPLLLDLGHLFSHQLSAGLPLRAGLDGFPLDQVVEIHIAGGVVTRRGGRTFYVDDHTQPVREELFELLAEVLPRCSRLRAVTFEGDGHPPEVALASLRRLRALVPKQSRAPIDIPASREPVPALSGDSRPWALFDAGHGVTPASENEDPEGTRADRDFRLAVVAEQLDKDWPLTRLLLAATPEGLESFTRSREYRGLFDGLGKSLSHAFASWARKRVMAAPSDGVAATLSLEMMLPHAFLQAPPAPAPGQVALAEDVRLGAFPADLTELVFAARALRRHLTGRAWACGALEVSGLEALAQVAARPGPGPWRFAIRRKGTGFEVLTLPPEVASGLQGLADGPLPVEAVPAWLLAEGQARGLLRRA comes from the coding sequence ATGACGCGCCCTGCATTGGATTCGTGGTCACTGCCCTGGATGGGGCTGGGGCTGAGCAGCAACCTGAGCGCCTCGGACGTGCCGCATCCGTACCGGCTGCTCGACGCCTCGCCCGGTCTCTTCGACTTCGTGGAGTACAGCGCGCCCATCGCGCTGGAGGAGGCGAGGGCCCAGGCCACGCTCTTCCCGGAGATGTGGCGCCGCCGCTCGGACGTGCCCGTCCTCTTCCATCCCGTGCACCTGAACCTGTGGGGCCCGGAGCTGGAGCCCGCGTCGGCACTCAAGGAATTGGATGCGCACGCGCGCGCGGTGGGCAGCCCGTGGGTGGGCAACGACGTGGGCTGGTGGCACGCGGGCGGCCAGCCCTTCCCGGGCTACCTCTACGTCACGCCGCCGTTCAACGAAGCGGGCGTGCGGGACAGCGCGGCGCACGCGCTCCACATCCAGGCGGGCCTGAGCGTCCCGCTGGTGACTGAAAACCCCGCCGTGCTCGCCACACGCGGCGGACTGCACGCGCTGGACTTCATGGCGAAGCTGCACGCGCGCACGGGCCTGCCGCTGCTCCTGGACCTGGGCCACCTCTTCAGCCACCAGCTGTCCGCGGGCCTGCCCCTGCGCGCGGGGCTGGATGGGTTCCCGCTGGATCAGGTCGTGGAGATCCACATCGCGGGCGGCGTGGTGACGCGCAGGGGAGGGCGGACCTTCTACGTGGATGACCACACGCAGCCCGTGCGCGAGGAGCTGTTCGAGCTGCTGGCGGAGGTGCTCCCGCGCTGCTCGCGCCTGCGCGCCGTCACCTTCGAGGGCGACGGCCATCCGCCGGAGGTGGCGCTCGCGTCGCTGAGGCGGCTGCGCGCGCTCGTCCCGAAGCAGTCCCGCGCTCCCATCGACATCCCCGCATCGCGCGAGCCCGTGCCCGCGCTCAGTGGGGACAGCCGCCCGTGGGCGCTGTTCGATGCGGGCCACGGCGTCACCCCGGCCTCGGAAAACGAGGACCCCGAAGGCACGCGCGCGGACCGGGACTTCCGGCTGGCGGTGGTGGCGGAGCAGCTGGACAAGGACTGGCCCCTCACGCGCCTTCTGCTCGCGGCGACGCCGGAGGGGCTGGAGTCCTTCACCCGCTCGCGCGAGTACCGAGGCCTCTTCGACGGGCTGGGCAAGTCCCTGTCCCACGCGTTCGCGTCCTGGGCGCGCAAGCGCGTGATGGCCGCGCCGTCGGACGGAGTGGCCGCCACGCTGTCCCTGGAGATGATGCTCCCGCACGCCTTCCTCCAGGCGCCACCGGCTCCGGCTCCAGGGCAGGTGGCGCTGGCCGAGGACGTCCGCCTGGGCGCCTTTCCCGCCGACCTGACGGAGCTGGTGTTCGCCGCACGGGCGTTGCGGCGGCATCTCACCGGCCGTGCGTGGGCCTGCGGGGCGCTGGAGGTGTCCGGCCTGGAGGCCCTGGCGCAGGTGGCGGCCCGGCCGGGTCCAGGCCCGTGGCGCTTCGCCATCCGCCGGAAGGGGACGGGCTTCGAGGTCCTGACGCTGCCCCCGGAGGTGGCCTCGGGGCTCCAGGGGCTCGCGGACGGGCCGCTCCCGGTGGAGGCCGTGCCTGCCTGGCTGCTCGCGGAAGGGCAGGCGCGTGGGCTCTTGCGGAGGGCATAA
- a CDS encoding winged helix-turn-helix domain-containing protein — protein sequence MTFYEAALRVLESEGRPLHFLEITEKSIQLSLLSHIGKTPEVTMLSRLAAMARRTRDRKVIVTAKDTFALTDWSLSEDVEALAQTGVMEPHPEEELPPLRPVERHPEPRTDNVRASGRGTERKRRRDEGDEERAGRRKRFPPLPEVVFEILSEAEAGLRTDQLIERAKAKELCAEETTVEAVLTALLEDNQRRIDAGRRPQYAFNQETGEVSLERAGAPSEAPPLELQAAFAQALGIPLEGGRPVLGKPAAAGEPLVDEALITTARTALKDARRAVARGLRKRLGDADVGTFEKSVVKMMHGLGFRELKVAKRSKEGPLLTARKR from the coding sequence ATGACATTTTACGAGGCCGCCCTCCGTGTACTGGAGAGCGAAGGTCGCCCCCTGCATTTCCTTGAAATCACGGAGAAGTCCATCCAGCTGAGCCTGCTGTCCCACATTGGTAAGACGCCGGAAGTGACGATGCTGTCGCGACTGGCCGCCATGGCGCGACGGACGCGGGATCGCAAGGTGATTGTCACGGCGAAGGATACCTTCGCTTTGACGGACTGGTCGCTCTCCGAGGACGTCGAGGCACTTGCACAGACGGGCGTGATGGAGCCGCATCCGGAGGAGGAGTTGCCTCCGCTGCGGCCGGTGGAGCGTCACCCGGAGCCCCGCACGGACAACGTCCGCGCGTCGGGCCGTGGCACGGAGCGCAAGCGCCGCCGTGACGAGGGCGACGAGGAGCGGGCGGGTCGCCGCAAGCGCTTCCCGCCGCTGCCGGAGGTGGTGTTCGAGATCCTCAGCGAGGCGGAAGCCGGACTGCGCACGGATCAGCTCATCGAGCGCGCCAAGGCCAAGGAGCTGTGCGCGGAGGAGACCACGGTGGAGGCGGTGCTCACCGCCCTGCTGGAGGACAACCAGCGCCGCATCGACGCGGGCCGCCGGCCCCAGTACGCCTTCAACCAGGAGACCGGCGAGGTGTCCCTGGAGCGCGCGGGCGCGCCGAGCGAGGCGCCGCCCCTGGAGCTCCAGGCCGCCTTCGCGCAGGCCCTGGGCATCCCGCTGGAGGGGGGCCGCCCGGTGCTGGGCAAGCCCGCCGCCGCCGGGGAGCCCCTGGTGGACGAGGCCCTCATCACCACCGCGCGCACGGCCCTCAAGGACGCGCGCCGGGCGGTGGCGCGCGGGCTGCGCAAGCGCCTGGGCGACGCGGACGTGGGCACCTTCGAGAAGTCCGTGGTGAAGATGATGCACGGGCTGGGCTTCCGCGAGCTGAAGGTCGCCAAGCGCTCCAAGGAAGGCCCCCTGCTCACCGCGCGCAAGCGCTAG
- the udk gene encoding uridine kinase, whose amino-acid sequence MSSPLVVGIAGGTASGKTTVARKVREALADCRVAFIDQDSYYRDLKDMSLEERREVNFDHPDAFDTELLVSHLRALKQGQAIQKPVYDFVTSGRQPHTQRVDPGDIVLIEGILVLHMKEVRDEMDVKIYVDADDDLRILRRLTRDIKDRGRDFDHVVGQYLRHVRPMHMGFVEPSKHHADIIIPHGGNNDIAIGMLVGALRARLATQHQSQR is encoded by the coding sequence ATGTCGTCACCCCTCGTCGTTGGCATCGCGGGCGGCACCGCGTCCGGCAAGACCACGGTGGCCCGCAAGGTGCGTGAGGCTCTCGCCGACTGCCGGGTCGCCTTCATTGATCAGGATTCGTACTACCGGGACCTGAAGGACATGTCCCTCGAAGAGCGGCGGGAGGTGAACTTCGACCACCCCGACGCGTTCGACACGGAGCTGCTGGTCAGTCACCTGCGCGCGCTCAAGCAGGGCCAGGCCATCCAGAAGCCCGTCTACGACTTCGTCACGTCCGGACGTCAGCCGCACACGCAACGCGTGGACCCCGGAGACATCGTCCTCATCGAGGGCATCCTCGTGCTGCACATGAAGGAAGTGCGCGACGAGATGGACGTGAAGATCTACGTCGACGCGGACGACGACCTGCGCATCCTTCGCCGCCTCACCCGCGACATCAAGGACCGCGGCCGCGACTTCGACCACGTGGTGGGCCAGTACCTGCGCCACGTGCGCCCCATGCACATGGGCTTCGTGGAGCCGTCCAAGCACCACGCGGACATCATCATCCCGCACGGCGGCAACAACGACATCGCCATCGGGATGCTCGTGGGCGCGCTCCGGGCGCGGCTCGCCACGCAGCACCAGTCGCAGCGCTAG
- a CDS encoding restriction endonuclease produces MELRYAVRMLKGMPGIDRKTVQELRRDLGHYSTQVGLLVSAGEVRGDARSEAQANGSLVMLWCGDALGEKFLEAKTAVTVTQVELYDIDERFFEAAKLDAEEAQRRREERKSEKQAREEGGGEVEVAATTEKPERAERPERGDRSERSERRRDRQRERAEAREAAQSGGEGTEAKASPVAPAPPAAAGFTPASEEDESEEGDDEGEDDDLEAASAFVGGAKEGAEAGAAEGSASERKRRRRRRRGRRGRGSRGAEGTPAGEAGAPAGEAGANAGEAGATPVAVAGAGEGNGSSGGITADAATVGAPGEGVESSGGIAAPSPGGSVTGETVALAGESLPVTTEASPANGEAAATPPAVGNAWQAGEAVQASPESDEAARARAEAASDAVTPVAAQALPPEEAPAEASSQPAEVREAREVHEAPVSPGTDGSSEGNKEG; encoded by the coding sequence GTGGAGCTGCGCTACGCGGTCCGCATGCTCAAGGGCATGCCGGGCATCGACCGCAAGACGGTGCAGGAGCTGCGGCGCGACCTGGGCCACTACTCGACGCAGGTGGGCCTGCTGGTGAGCGCGGGCGAGGTGCGCGGCGACGCGCGCTCGGAAGCGCAGGCCAATGGCTCGCTGGTGATGCTGTGGTGCGGTGACGCCCTGGGGGAGAAGTTCCTGGAGGCGAAGACCGCCGTCACCGTCACCCAGGTAGAGCTGTACGACATCGACGAGCGCTTCTTCGAGGCCGCGAAGCTGGACGCCGAGGAGGCCCAGCGCCGCCGCGAGGAGCGCAAGAGCGAGAAGCAGGCCCGCGAGGAGGGCGGTGGCGAGGTCGAGGTCGCCGCCACCACCGAGAAGCCGGAGCGCGCGGAGCGTCCCGAGCGGGGCGACCGTTCGGAGCGCTCCGAGCGCCGCCGCGACCGTCAGCGCGAACGCGCCGAGGCCCGCGAAGCCGCCCAGTCCGGCGGCGAGGGCACCGAGGCCAAGGCCTCGCCGGTGGCCCCCGCGCCGCCGGCCGCCGCCGGGTTCACGCCCGCGTCGGAGGAGGACGAGTCCGAGGAGGGCGACGACGAGGGTGAGGACGATGACCTGGAGGCCGCCAGCGCCTTCGTGGGTGGAGCCAAGGAGGGCGCCGAGGCCGGGGCCGCCGAAGGCAGCGCCTCCGAGCGCAAGCGCCGCCGCCGCCGTCGCCGGGGCCGTCGCGGCCGTGGCTCGCGCGGAGCGGAGGGCACGCCCGCGGGTGAAGCCGGCGCTCCCGCCGGTGAGGCCGGCGCCAACGCGGGTGAGGCCGGTGCCACCCCGGTGGCCGTGGCCGGCGCGGGTGAAGGCAATGGCTCCTCGGGCGGCATCACGGCCGACGCCGCCACGGTGGGTGCGCCCGGTGAGGGCGTGGAGTCCTCCGGTGGCATCGCCGCGCCGTCGCCGGGTGGCAGCGTCACCGGTGAGACGGTCGCGCTCGCGGGGGAATCCCTGCCCGTGACGACGGAGGCCAGCCCCGCGAACGGGGAGGCCGCCGCCACGCCGCCCGCCGTGGGCAACGCCTGGCAGGCGGGCGAAGCGGTGCAGGCTTCGCCGGAGTCCGACGAGGCCGCGCGGGCCCGGGCCGAAGCGGCATCCGACGCGGTGACCCCGGTCGCCGCGCAGGCGCTGCCTCCGGAAGAGGCTCCCGCCGAGGCGTCCTCGCAGCCCGCGGAAGTCCGCGAGGCCCGCGAGGTGCACGAGGCGCCGGTGTCCCCTGGGACGGACGGTTCGTCCGAGGGCAACAAGGAAGGCTGA
- a CDS encoding biotin--[acetyl-CoA-carboxylase] ligase, producing METTNELTQDARILNFLAEGGEGFISGEALSNRLGLSRTAVWKHVEALRLKGYRIEAVPAKGYRLVSRPDRLFALEVHPLLATRAVGRVLHHHDTIGSTNAAAFRLAQDGAVHGTVVVAEQQTAGKGRRGRAWVSPPNLNLYFSAILRPELPPQRAPELTLVAAVALAETLRDAGADAAIKWPNDVQISGRKVAGILTELSAEPERVHFVIVGVGVNLNAGEEHFPDELRATATSLSLALGRPAARAPFAAALWNRLETWLDTYLATGFDAVRTRWKALSSTLGVQVRVRTDRGDWEGFAEDIDPTGALMVRMADGRVERVLAGDVEQLRPQR from the coding sequence GTGGAGACGACGAACGAGCTCACGCAGGACGCGCGCATCCTGAACTTCCTCGCGGAAGGCGGGGAGGGCTTCATCTCCGGTGAGGCGCTGTCCAACCGGCTGGGCCTGTCGCGCACGGCGGTGTGGAAGCACGTGGAGGCCCTGCGGCTGAAGGGCTACCGCATCGAAGCCGTGCCTGCGAAGGGCTACCGGCTGGTGAGCCGGCCGGACCGGCTCTTCGCGCTGGAGGTCCACCCGCTGCTCGCCACGCGCGCGGTGGGCCGCGTGCTGCACCACCACGACACCATCGGCTCCACCAACGCGGCGGCCTTCCGGCTGGCCCAGGACGGCGCCGTGCACGGCACGGTGGTGGTGGCCGAGCAGCAGACGGCGGGGAAGGGGCGCCGGGGGCGCGCCTGGGTGTCGCCGCCGAACCTCAACCTGTACTTCTCCGCCATCCTGCGCCCGGAGCTGCCCCCGCAGCGCGCGCCGGAGCTCACGCTGGTGGCCGCCGTGGCCCTGGCGGAGACGCTGCGCGACGCGGGCGCGGACGCCGCCATCAAGTGGCCCAACGACGTGCAGATTTCCGGCAGGAAGGTGGCCGGCATCCTCACGGAGCTGTCCGCCGAACCCGAGCGCGTGCACTTCGTCATCGTGGGCGTGGGGGTGAACCTCAACGCGGGCGAGGAGCACTTCCCCGACGAGCTGCGCGCCACGGCCACGTCGCTCTCCCTGGCGCTGGGGCGGCCCGCGGCGCGCGCGCCCTTCGCCGCGGCCTTGTGGAACCGGCTGGAGACCTGGCTGGACACGTACCTGGCCACCGGCTTCGACGCGGTGCGCACCCGCTGGAAGGCGCTCTCCAGCACCCTGGGGGTCCAGGTCCGGGTGCGGACGGACCGGGGGGACTGGGAGGGGTTCGCGGAGGACATCGACCCCACGGGCGCCCTGATGGTGCGCATGGCGGATGGCCGCGTGGAGCGCGTGCTGGCGGGGGACGTGGAGCAGCTGCGTCCCCAGCGCTAG